In a genomic window of Thermodesulfobacteriota bacterium:
- a CDS encoding sigma-70 family RNA polymerase sigma factor, with product MLKKPEFADVFDDFAVSHAESSIVESFDQDELEDVDIFFDEESQITEETEQNITEKTVGEEEISQDLRLVNAYFKEVSTEALLAPHEEAHVAAKIKCCEERAKTLRKKIERIIGKRLGEDIVALNSWVRSFIETNAGAVSSNGRKRLTAERELLLYTKLYEAYVTKGFQLRNRFIKANLRLVASMAKRYVGRGVPFLDLIQEGNLGLIKAVERFDHTKGYRFSTYACWWINQAMTRGIFNQTRTVKMPAYLLEKAGKVRHVRRLLTKDYEREPYAEEIAEKAQMSVENVKRILESSVNKVVRLDTPVWNGEKVTYMDFMEDSSSLEVDSVIAEISIPDNINDALLMLSMREREVVKMRFGIGYDCPYTLDEIGRKFRLTRERIRQIEKKALDRIRRSKSAPVLRSLMEVYN from the coding sequence ATGTTAAAGAAGCCTGAATTTGCAGACGTATTCGACGATTTCGCAGTCAGCCACGCGGAATCCTCCATAGTGGAGAGCTTCGACCAGGACGAATTGGAAGACGTCGATATATTCTTCGATGAAGAATCGCAGATTACTGAGGAAACCGAGCAGAATATTACCGAAAAAACGGTTGGGGAAGAGGAAATAAGTCAGGATTTAAGGCTCGTAAACGCGTATTTCAAAGAGGTGAGCACTGAGGCTCTCCTGGCGCCTCACGAGGAGGCGCACGTAGCCGCTAAGATAAAATGCTGCGAGGAGAGGGCGAAGACGCTTAGAAAAAAGATCGAAAGGATTATCGGGAAGAGGCTCGGTGAAGATATCGTCGCGCTCAATTCCTGGGTCAGGAGCTTCATTGAGACGAACGCCGGAGCTGTATCTTCAAACGGGAGAAAGCGCTTGACCGCCGAAAGGGAGCTGCTGCTTTACACGAAGCTCTACGAAGCCTATGTGACGAAAGGGTTTCAGCTCCGAAACAGGTTCATCAAGGCCAATCTCAGGCTCGTTGCCAGCATGGCGAAGAGGTACGTCGGAAGGGGCGTCCCGTTTCTCGATCTCATTCAGGAGGGGAACCTCGGGTTGATCAAGGCGGTCGAGCGGTTCGACCACACCAAGGGCTACAGGTTCTCCACTTACGCCTGCTGGTGGATCAACCAGGCCATGACGAGGGGAATATTCAACCAGACCCGGACCGTAAAGATGCCTGCTTATCTCCTGGAAAAGGCGGGCAAGGTAAGGCACGTGAGGAGGCTCCTGACCAAGGATTACGAGAGGGAGCCATACGCCGAGGAAATAGCGGAGAAGGCGCAGATGAGCGTCGAGAACGTGAAAAGAATACTGGAGTCGAGCGTGAACAAGGTAGTGAGACTCGACACTCCCGTGTGGAACGGAGAGAAAGTGACGTACATGGACTTTATGGAAGATTCGAGCTCTCTCGAGGTCGACAGCGTGATCGCCGAGATATCCATCCCCGATAACATAAACGACGCCCTGCTCATGCTTTCGATGAGGGAGAGGGAAGTCGTGAAGATGAGGTTCGGCATAGGCTACGACTGCCCGTATACGCTCGACGAGATAGGCAGGAAGTTCCGCCTAACGAGAGAGAGGATAAGGCAGATAGAAAAAAAAGCCCTCGACAGGATAAGGAGGTCGAAATCCGCTCCTGTCTTGAGGAGCTTGATGGAAGTATATAACTGA